One window of the Pseudarthrobacter sp. ATCC 49987 genome contains the following:
- a CDS encoding phytase — MAGRARSLPALLVLAALGAPILLGCGPGTAAPTPPPGRSAAASGTENPTPGPAAPSPTPALADPKAVPALETEAFSGSGDISDDSAIWIDPATPANSVVIADNKSKSGGGIGVFDMGGRLLQFRPDGMIGNVDLRAGFPSSGSSMVLVGGNNRSDNTLALWALDTATRTLSPVEARSIGTEAPNYGFCMYHSRASGKFYAFVTPNGPGSVQQFELADNGAGKVDAALVRSLPVSSITESCVADDQLGHLYVGQEDVGIWKYGAEPDAGSDRSSVDAVGSGRLEADIEGMSIAYGADEAGYLFVSSQGNSTIAVYDRSGSNPFLKSFEVSANGSVDAVTGTDGLDVTTGNAGPQFEQGLLVVHDESNADGATSNLKYVPLSAVLR; from the coding sequence ATGGCCGGCCGCGCCCGATCCTTGCCAGCGTTGCTCGTGCTCGCGGCGTTGGGCGCCCCCATTCTTCTTGGTTGCGGACCCGGCACAGCCGCGCCCACTCCCCCGCCGGGCCGGAGTGCCGCCGCAAGCGGGACGGAAAATCCGACGCCGGGTCCCGCAGCACCGTCCCCCACCCCGGCGCTGGCTGATCCGAAGGCTGTGCCCGCGCTGGAGACCGAGGCATTTTCGGGGTCGGGCGATATTTCGGACGACTCGGCGATTTGGATCGATCCGGCAACACCAGCGAACAGTGTGGTGATTGCGGACAACAAATCGAAGTCCGGCGGTGGCATCGGCGTCTTCGACATGGGCGGAAGGCTCCTCCAGTTCCGGCCGGACGGGATGATCGGCAACGTGGACCTGAGGGCCGGCTTCCCGTCGTCGGGATCATCAATGGTCCTGGTCGGCGGAAACAACCGGTCTGACAACACGCTGGCGCTCTGGGCCCTGGACACCGCAACGAGGACCCTGTCCCCAGTCGAAGCCAGAAGCATCGGGACCGAGGCCCCCAACTACGGTTTTTGCATGTACCACAGCCGGGCCAGCGGAAAGTTTTATGCCTTTGTCACCCCCAACGGGCCGGGCTCGGTCCAGCAATTCGAGTTGGCGGACAACGGGGCGGGCAAGGTCGACGCCGCTCTTGTCAGGTCGCTGCCGGTCAGCAGCATTACCGAGAGCTGTGTCGCTGACGATCAGCTCGGACACCTGTACGTCGGCCAGGAGGACGTCGGCATCTGGAAGTACGGCGCGGAACCTGACGCAGGGTCGGATCGCAGTTCCGTGGATGCGGTGGGCTCAGGCCGGCTGGAAGCCGACATCGAGGGGATGAGCATCGCCTACGGTGCGGACGAAGCCGGCTACCTCTTCGTGTCCAGCCAGGGCAACTCCACGATCGCCGTCTATGACCGGTCCGGGAGCAACCCGTTCCTGAAGAGCTTTGAGGTGTCCGCCAACGGTTCAGTCGACGCCGTGACGGGCACGGACGGGCTGGACGTCACCACCGGGAATGCCGGACCGCAGTTCGAGCAGGGGCTGCTGGTGGTCCATGATGAATCCAACGCGGACGGCGCCACGTCCAACCTCAAGTACGTCCCCCTCAGCGCTGTTCTGCGCTGA
- a CDS encoding three-helix bundle dimerization domain-containing protein, which translates to MSDEHKDPIISKVVDRLAARFPAAPRHQIESIVGEEYDSLDTGRIRIYIPTLIENSARTRLQREVSRESVQD; encoded by the coding sequence GTGAGCGATGAACATAAAGACCCGATCATCAGCAAGGTCGTCGACCGGCTCGCCGCCCGCTTTCCCGCAGCTCCGCGGCACCAGATAGAAAGCATTGTCGGAGAGGAATATGACTCCCTGGACACCGGCAGGATCAGAATCTACATCCCAACACTGATCGAAAACAGCGCCCGGACCAGACTTCAGCGCGAGGTTTCGCGGGAATCAGTCCAGGACTAG
- a CDS encoding elongation factor G-like protein EF-G2: MPAKDARVPAKAAARGTSELRRADASDTLPPEKPEQIRNVALVGRSGSGKTMLAEALLAATGAIPRKGSITDGTTVSDSEPAAVHQQRSVALSVVPLVAGGIKVNLLDTPGYPDFVGELRAGLRAADTALFVVSAVDDIDASTTALWGECQRAGVPRAVVISRLDHPRADFDAALARCQRAFGEAVLPLYLPVSEGGGITGLLGLLAGTVSGRTTGDAPPVYRNADDVERVGSEAARGALIEGIIAESEDESLMDRYLGGEEIPAEILVSDLVTAMARGSFHPVLATSAETGVGLAELLDVVTRAFPDPTEHERPAVSHLDGSPAAPPDCDPAGPLLGEVVRTTTDPFLGRVCLVRIFSGTLREDTAVHVAGHGLEERGHADHDSDERVSHLYSPLGASLRPVPYSVAGDICALTKVGPAETGDTISAKEMPLLIRPWEMPEPLLPVAIEAASHGDEDALARSLGKVAAGDPALRVERNSETHQLVLWCMGEAHADVVLGRLRELGVNLQTVDVVTPLRETFAGPAAGHGRHVKQSGGHGQYAVCDIAVEPLERGGGFEFVDKTVGGVIPGPFIASVEKGVRGQMQKGVSAGFPVVDIRVTLLGGKAHSVDSSDAAFQAAGALALREAAAAGRIQLLEPVSAVTVSVSDEHVGAVMSDLSSRRARLTGSTSTGGDLTEVAAEVPDQELLRYAIELRALTAGSGRFDRRYLRHEPVPAAAARAATKD, translated from the coding sequence ATGCCTGCGAAAGACGCCAGGGTCCCGGCTAAGGCGGCCGCCCGGGGCACGTCCGAACTCCGGCGGGCCGATGCCTCCGACACCCTGCCGCCGGAGAAGCCGGAGCAGATCCGGAACGTGGCGCTGGTTGGCCGCTCGGGATCGGGCAAGACCATGCTGGCCGAGGCGCTGCTTGCCGCAACCGGCGCGATTCCGCGCAAGGGGTCCATCACCGACGGCACCACCGTGAGTGACTCTGAGCCCGCCGCAGTCCACCAGCAACGATCCGTCGCTCTCTCCGTAGTGCCCTTGGTGGCGGGCGGCATCAAAGTGAACCTGCTCGACACGCCGGGCTACCCGGACTTCGTCGGGGAACTCCGCGCCGGGCTGCGGGCGGCAGACACGGCGCTGTTCGTCGTCTCGGCGGTTGACGACATCGATGCTTCCACCACGGCCCTGTGGGGCGAGTGCCAGCGTGCCGGGGTTCCGCGGGCCGTGGTGATCAGCCGGCTGGACCACCCCAGGGCGGACTTCGACGCGGCCCTTGCGAGATGCCAGCGGGCCTTCGGCGAGGCGGTCTTGCCGCTCTACCTTCCGGTCAGCGAGGGAGGCGGTATCACCGGACTGCTGGGTTTGCTCGCGGGCACCGTTTCGGGACGGACGACAGGCGACGCGCCGCCGGTGTACCGGAACGCTGACGACGTCGAACGTGTCGGCTCGGAGGCCGCCCGGGGCGCGCTCATCGAAGGCATCATCGCTGAAAGCGAGGACGAATCGTTGATGGACCGGTACCTCGGAGGCGAGGAAATCCCCGCGGAAATCCTGGTCAGCGACCTGGTGACAGCAATGGCCCGGGGGTCCTTCCATCCGGTGCTCGCAACCTCCGCCGAAACCGGCGTCGGGCTGGCGGAACTCCTGGACGTGGTGACACGGGCCTTTCCTGATCCAACCGAACATGAGCGGCCGGCGGTATCCCACCTGGACGGCAGCCCGGCCGCCCCACCGGATTGCGACCCTGCCGGGCCGCTGCTCGGCGAGGTGGTGCGGACCACGACCGACCCGTTCCTGGGCCGCGTCTGCCTGGTCCGGATCTTCTCCGGAACGCTCCGGGAGGACACGGCCGTCCATGTGGCCGGGCACGGCCTCGAGGAGCGGGGCCACGCAGACCACGACAGCGATGAGCGGGTCTCACACCTGTACTCGCCGCTGGGTGCCAGCCTGCGGCCGGTGCCCTACAGTGTGGCCGGGGACATCTGTGCCCTGACCAAAGTCGGCCCCGCCGAGACCGGCGACACGATTTCAGCCAAGGAGATGCCGCTGCTGATCCGGCCGTGGGAGATGCCGGAACCGTTGCTGCCGGTGGCCATCGAGGCGGCCTCCCATGGTGATGAGGATGCCCTGGCCAGGAGCCTGGGAAAGGTCGCGGCGGGGGACCCGGCGCTCAGAGTGGAACGAAACTCCGAGACCCACCAACTGGTCCTCTGGTGCATGGGCGAGGCGCATGCGGACGTGGTCCTGGGCAGGCTGCGGGAGCTGGGTGTCAACCTGCAAACTGTCGACGTCGTCACCCCCCTGCGCGAGACGTTCGCCGGGCCGGCTGCGGGCCACGGCCGGCACGTCAAGCAGTCCGGGGGCCATGGCCAGTACGCCGTCTGTGACATCGCGGTTGAACCGCTGGAACGGGGCGGCGGCTTTGAATTCGTGGACAAGACCGTGGGCGGAGTCATCCCGGGACCCTTTATCGCCTCGGTGGAAAAAGGAGTGCGGGGACAGATGCAGAAGGGGGTCTCCGCCGGATTCCCGGTGGTGGACATCCGGGTGACCCTGCTCGGCGGCAAGGCCCACAGCGTGGACTCGTCGGATGCGGCCTTCCAGGCAGCCGGGGCGCTGGCGTTGCGGGAGGCTGCGGCGGCCGGGCGCATCCAGCTGCTGGAGCCCGTTTCGGCCGTGACGGTCAGCGTTTCGGACGAACACGTGGGCGCGGTGATGAGCGACCTGTCGTCGCGCCGTGCGCGACTGACCGGGTCGACGTCGACCGGGGGAGACCTGACGGAAGTCGCGGCCGAAGTGCCGGACCAGGAGCTGTTGCGGTACGCGATCGAGCTGCGGGCGCTGACCGCGGGGAGCGGCCGCTTCGACCGGAGATACCTGCGCCACGAACCGGTGCCCGCGGCCGCCGCCCGTGCCGCCACGAAGGACTGA